The window GAATTCCAACTCTTCGGCAGGAATGCCCGCCTTTTCGCAGACCACAGCACGGAAGGCCATGTCGAAGCGCACGGCTTCCGCAAAGGCTTCGCGGGCAGCGGGATCGGCATCAAAGGCGGCCGAATGGCGTTCAAGCTGCGCATAGCCACACTTTTCCTCGTGCACACGGATAAGCTCGGCCACGCCGGACTCATCGCCCACGACATCCATCCGGGTGATGCGATCCTTGTCGTACATGGCGGAAATCTCTTCGGGATTCCAGCAATCCAGTGCACGGCATTCCACAGGACGATCATTATAAATGAAACACAGGTGATCAACGATGTTAAGGAAGCGGCAGGTCCACGTATTGGTATCGCGGCCGCGCAGCTTCACGATCTCCTGCTCCAAGGGCATGAGTTCGCCGGATATCTGATCGCGCACCAGTTCGCCACGACGAAAGGTCATAAGATCCTTACGACCGAAGGCGCCCTTTTCCA is drawn from Desulfovibrio mangrovi and contains these coding sequences:
- a CDS encoding YkgJ family cysteine cluster protein, producing MGHTIQRECTRCGTCCAKGGPALHREDLSRLEKGAFGRKDLMTFRRGELVRDQISGELMPLEQEIVKLRGRDTNTWTCRFLNIVDHLCFIYNDRPVECRALDCWNPEEISAMYDKDRITRMDVVGDESGVAELIRVHEEKCGYAQLERHSAAFDADPAAREAFAEAVRFDMAFRAVVCEKAGIPAEELEFYFGRTLADTAHMFGLKVTVTEEGPVVERENASAAA